The Sphingomicrobium sp. genome has a window encoding:
- a CDS encoding alpha/beta hydrolase, with protein MIADAKFETGHIRVRDGLSLFYRDYPGSPGKAPLLCLHGLTRNSRDFLEFAERYSPQRRVITPDFRGRGLSDYDPLPARYTPLTYATDVIELLDQLGIEEAVFVGTSLGGLVTMAVAAVAPQRIAASILNDVGPELTDAGLERIRTYVGKDIRFASWAAAAAAIKANNKGLPAGYSDEDWLKMAWRSCREEDGQVVFDYDMAIAVPFMTSGAAPSVDLWPVFNMLGAKPLLLVRGAESDLVSADALARMHAAVPDMQSVTIPGVGHAPMLDEPEAVAAIDASLGGI; from the coding sequence ATGATTGCAGACGCCAAGTTCGAAACCGGCCACATCCGCGTGCGCGATGGGCTCAGCCTCTTTTATCGCGACTATCCTGGCTCGCCCGGCAAAGCGCCGCTGCTGTGTCTGCATGGGCTGACCCGCAACTCCCGCGATTTCCTCGAGTTCGCGGAGCGCTACTCGCCGCAGCGGCGTGTGATCACCCCTGATTTCCGCGGCCGCGGGCTGAGCGACTACGACCCGCTGCCCGCCCGCTATACGCCGCTCACCTATGCGACGGACGTCATCGAACTGCTCGACCAGCTCGGCATCGAAGAAGCGGTGTTTGTGGGAACGTCGCTCGGCGGGCTCGTCACCATGGCCGTCGCCGCGGTGGCGCCACAGCGGATCGCCGCGTCGATCCTCAACGACGTCGGCCCGGAACTGACGGACGCCGGGCTCGAACGCATCCGCACCTACGTCGGAAAGGACATTCGCTTCGCCAGCTGGGCCGCCGCCGCCGCCGCCATCAAAGCAAACAACAAGGGCCTGCCGGCCGGCTACAGTGATGAGGACTGGCTGAAGATGGCCTGGCGCAGCTGCCGCGAGGAAGATGGGCAGGTCGTCTTCGATTACGACATGGCGATCGCCGTGCCGTTCATGACCAGCGGAGCGGCTCCGTCGGTCGACCTCTGGCCGGTCTTCAACATGCTCGGCGCCAAGCCGCTGCTCCTCGTCCGCGGCGCGGAGAGCGACCTCGTCAGCGCCGACGCGCTCGCTCGAATGCACGCGGCCGTTCCCGACATGCAGTCGGTAACCATCCCCGGAGTCGGCCACGCGCCGATGCTTGACGAACCCGAGGCCGTCGCGGCGATCGACGCCTCCCTGGGCGGCATCTAA
- a CDS encoding entericidin EcnAB, protein MVKKLTTLAVLGAALAVAACNTVRGVGQDVQSVANCGENAIDGTGKC, encoded by the coding sequence ATGGTCAAGAAGCTCACCACACTTGCGGTCCTTGGCGCGGCGCTTGCCGTTGCCGCGTGCAACACCGTCCGCGGTGTCGGCCAGGACGTCCAGTCAGTGGCAAACTGCGGCGAAAACGCGATCGACGGCACGGGTAAGTGCTGA
- a CDS encoding M1 family metallopeptidase produces the protein MKSLKVLLASVAVVSAAPAAAAPAVQKDTVDTRVPTQLPRTAVPRHYALTITPHAEKMTFDGQVVIDLQVVKPTSTLVLNVLDMTFSKASLSGPGGPRNATVTMNADDQTATLAFGGTLAPGAYRLTIDYSGKINEQANGLFALDYKNPAGAQKRALFTQFEPADARRFIPSWDEPDYKATFDVTAIVPADQMAVSNMPALSSANVAGGLKRVKFQTSPQMSTYLLFLGAGEFSRIKKMATPQTEVGIVMGRGNEAKAQTALDAEAQILPYYNDYFGVPYPLPKLDNVAGPGQSQFFSAMENWGAIFTFERILLDDPAVTTEGERQAIFGVQAHEMAHQWFGDLVTMAWWDDLWLNEGFASWMATKATKHFHPDWGAEFESVGSREGAMGQDALVTTHPIVQDVRTVEQANQAFDGITYSKGEAVITMLEGFAGADVWQKGIQAYMRRHAYQNTRTDDLWRAVEQAGAKGLIQTAHDFTSQPGVPLIRVANATCQGGSTLVTLQQDEFSADRKPGTFKPLSWRVPVRAMTIGGSPVSAVTQGPQTALTVPGCGPLLINAGQTGYYRTLYQPAAAEQLRTAFTQLDAVDQFGLVADQVALAWANYQPMGTALDLVNAIPANARPELISLALGEWSDLYGILDANPAAQKQVGAIIQSRFAPVLAQIGYVPRQGEAPTIATLRPQLIGTLGRIGNAEVNAEARRLFAALQTNPSAVPGSLKRTWLARVAANADAATWERLHQMARNATSATERQNLYSLLGSVENEALARRALDLALTAEPGKTVSAGIITSVANRHPEMALDFVTSNWAKVSQFVDATSQSRYVARIAAASEKAETIAKLQSYAAANLEASARKPIDQTINVIRVRQETRPRVRQQVIDWLAAHPGLASAPAAAVAPVKGERG, from the coding sequence ATGAAATCGCTGAAGGTTCTTCTCGCTTCGGTGGCCGTGGTCAGCGCGGCGCCGGCCGCCGCCGCTCCCGCTGTCCAGAAGGACACGGTCGACACCCGGGTTCCGACGCAGCTGCCGCGCACGGCGGTGCCGCGCCATTATGCCCTGACGATCACCCCGCATGCCGAGAAGATGACCTTCGACGGGCAGGTCGTGATCGACCTGCAGGTCGTAAAACCGACCAGCACCCTGGTCCTCAACGTGCTCGACATGACCTTTTCGAAGGCGAGCCTCTCCGGGCCGGGCGGTCCGCGCAACGCGACCGTGACGATGAATGCCGATGACCAAACCGCGACGCTTGCCTTCGGCGGCACGCTTGCGCCGGGCGCATACCGCCTGACGATCGATTATTCGGGCAAGATCAACGAGCAGGCGAACGGCCTGTTCGCGCTCGATTACAAGAACCCGGCGGGCGCGCAGAAGCGCGCGCTGTTCACCCAATTCGAGCCGGCCGACGCGCGGCGTTTCATTCCGAGCTGGGACGAGCCGGATTACAAGGCGACCTTCGACGTCACGGCGATCGTGCCGGCCGACCAGATGGCGGTCAGCAACATGCCGGCCCTCAGCAGTGCGAATGTTGCCGGCGGCCTGAAGCGGGTGAAGTTCCAGACTTCGCCGCAGATGTCGACCTACCTGCTGTTCCTCGGCGCGGGCGAATTTTCCCGCATCAAGAAGATGGCGACGCCCCAGACCGAGGTCGGGATCGTGATGGGCCGCGGCAATGAAGCCAAGGCGCAGACCGCTCTCGACGCCGAGGCGCAGATCCTGCCCTATTACAATGATTATTTCGGCGTCCCCTACCCGCTGCCGAAGCTCGATAACGTCGCCGGCCCGGGCCAGTCGCAATTCTTCAGCGCGATGGAGAACTGGGGCGCGATCTTCACCTTCGAGCGCATCCTGCTCGACGATCCGGCGGTCACGACCGAGGGCGAACGCCAGGCGATTTTCGGCGTCCAGGCGCACGAGATGGCACACCAATGGTTCGGCGACCTCGTCACCATGGCTTGGTGGGACGACCTTTGGCTGAACGAAGGCTTCGCAAGCTGGATGGCCACCAAGGCAACCAAGCACTTCCACCCCGACTGGGGTGCCGAGTTCGAGAGCGTCGGCTCGCGCGAAGGGGCGATGGGCCAGGACGCGCTCGTCACGACCCATCCGATCGTCCAGGACGTGCGCACGGTCGAGCAGGCGAACCAGGCATTCGACGGCATCACCTATTCGAAAGGCGAGGCCGTCATCACGATGCTGGAGGGCTTCGCCGGCGCGGACGTGTGGCAGAAGGGCATTCAGGCCTACATGCGCCGCCACGCCTATCAGAATACGCGCACCGACGATCTGTGGCGTGCGGTCGAGCAAGCGGGCGCCAAGGGCCTGATCCAGACCGCCCATGATTTCACCAGCCAACCGGGCGTGCCGCTGATCCGCGTCGCTAACGCGACCTGCCAAGGCGGGTCGACGCTGGTCACGCTGCAGCAGGACGAATTCTCCGCCGATCGCAAGCCCGGCACCTTCAAGCCGCTGAGCTGGCGCGTGCCTGTACGGGCGATGACGATCGGCGGCTCGCCCGTGAGCGCAGTTACTCAAGGGCCGCAGACGGCGCTGACGGTTCCGGGCTGCGGTCCGCTGCTGATCAACGCCGGCCAGACCGGCTATTACCGCACCCTCTACCAGCCTGCCGCGGCCGAGCAGCTTCGCACCGCCTTCACGCAGCTGGATGCCGTCGATCAGTTCGGTCTGGTTGCCGACCAGGTCGCGCTCGCCTGGGCCAATTACCAGCCGATGGGCACTGCGCTGGACCTGGTGAACGCCATCCCGGCGAATGCTCGCCCGGAACTCATCTCCCTGGCTTTGGGTGAGTGGAGCGATCTCTACGGGATCCTCGATGCCAATCCTGCGGCCCAGAAGCAGGTCGGCGCGATCATCCAGAGCCGCTTCGCACCGGTGCTCGCGCAGATCGGTTACGTGCCGCGGCAGGGCGAAGCGCCGACCATCGCCACGCTTCGTCCGCAGCTGATCGGCACCCTCGGGCGGATCGGGAATGCGGAAGTGAATGCCGAAGCGCGCCGGTTGTTCGCGGCCTTGCAGACGAATCCGTCGGCGGTGCCCGGAAGCCTGAAGCGCACTTGGCTTGCGCGCGTCGCCGCGAACGCCGACGCCGCCACCTGGGAACGGCTCCATCAGATGGCGCGGAATGCGACCAGCGCGACCGAACGGCAGAACCTCTATTCGCTGCTCGGTTCGGTCGAGAACGAGGCTCTTGCCCGCCGCGCGCTTGATCTCGCGCTTACCGCCGAGCCGGGCAAGACGGTCAGCGCCGGCATCATCACCTCGGTCGCCAACAGGCACCCGGAGATGGCGCTCGATTTCGTGACGTCGAACTGGGCGAAGGTGTCGCAGTTCGTGGATGCGACGTCCCAGTCGCGCTATGTGGCGCGCATTGCCGCGGCCAGCGAGAAGGCCGAGACGATCGCGAAACTGCAGTCCTATGCGGCGGCGAACCTCGAGGCGAGCGCGCGCAAGCCGATCGACCAGACGATCAACGTCATCAGGGTGCGTCAGGAAACCCGGCCGCGCGTGCGTCAGCAGGTGATCGACTGGCTTGCGGCCCACCCGGGCCTCGCCAGTGCGCCGGCCGCCGCCGTGGCTCCGGTCAAAGGCGAAAGAGGTTGA
- the rplL gene encoding 50S ribosomal protein L7/L12, whose amino-acid sequence MADINSLVDQLSELTVLEAADLAKALEEKWGVSAAAAVAVAGPAAGGAAAPAAEEKTEFDVILTGDGGKKINVIKEVRAITGLGLGEAKALVEGAPKPIKEGIGKDEAEKIKKQIEDAGGTVDLK is encoded by the coding sequence ATGGCTGACATCAATTCGCTGGTCGACCAGCTTTCCGAACTGACCGTCCTCGAGGCGGCTGACCTCGCCAAGGCGCTCGAAGAGAAGTGGGGCGTTTCGGCCGCTGCCGCCGTTGCGGTTGCCGGTCCGGCTGCTGGCGGCGCTGCTGCCCCGGCTGCTGAAGAGAAGACCGAGTTCGACGTGATTCTCACCGGCGACGGTGGCAAGAAGATCAACGTCATCAAGGAAGTCCGCGCCATCACCGGCCTCGGCCTCGGCGAAGCCAAGGCGCTGGTCGAAGGCGCTCCGAAGCCGATCAAGGAAGGCATCGGCAAGGACGAAGCCGAGAAGATCAAGAAGCAGATCGAGGATGCCGGCGGCACCGTCGACCTCAAGTAA
- a CDS encoding thymidylate synthase, translated as MQQYHDLMQLILDKGVEQQDRTGTGTLSWFGAQMRFDLADGFPLVTTKKLHLRSIIVELLWFLRGDTNVRWLKDRKVSIWDEWADDNGDLGPVYGKQWRDWEAPDGRHIDQIAELVALIRKDPYSRRQIVTAWNPGEIHKMALAPCHCLFQTQVAAGRLNLQLYQRSADFFLGVPFNIASYALLTHMLARECGLEPGTFVWTGGDVHLYSNHLEQARLQLSREPRALPKLVVKDRGQSLFDYEPDDFVFENYDPHPHISAPVAV; from the coding sequence ATGCAGCAATATCACGACCTCATGCAGCTGATCCTCGACAAGGGCGTCGAGCAGCAGGACCGGACCGGCACGGGCACCTTATCGTGGTTCGGCGCGCAGATGCGGTTCGACCTCGCCGACGGCTTTCCGCTTGTCACCACGAAGAAGCTGCACCTTCGCTCCATCATCGTCGAACTGCTGTGGTTCCTGCGCGGGGACACCAACGTCCGGTGGCTCAAGGACCGCAAGGTCAGCATCTGGGACGAGTGGGCGGACGATAACGGCGACCTCGGCCCCGTCTACGGCAAGCAGTGGCGCGATTGGGAGGCGCCGGACGGCCGCCATATCGACCAGATTGCCGAGCTGGTCGCGCTGATCCGCAAGGATCCTTATTCGCGCAGGCAAATCGTCACCGCCTGGAACCCGGGCGAGATCCACAAGATGGCGCTGGCGCCGTGCCATTGCCTGTTCCAGACGCAGGTCGCCGCCGGACGGCTGAACCTCCAGCTTTACCAGCGCAGCGCCGACTTCTTCCTGGGGGTGCCGTTCAACATCGCCTCTTATGCCCTCCTGACGCACATGCTCGCACGGGAATGCGGCCTCGAACCCGGCACCTTCGTGTGGACCGGCGGCGACGTGCATCTCTATTCCAACCACCTCGAGCAGGCGCGGCTGCAACTGAGCCGCGAGCCCAGGGCGCTGCCCAAGCTGGTCGTCAAAGACCGCGGCCAGAGCTTGTTCGACTATGAGCCGGACGATTTCGTCTTCGAGAATTACGACCCGCACCCGCACATTTCAGCGCCCGTCGCCGTCTAA
- the rplJ gene encoding 50S ribosomal protein L10, whose product MDRSQKADLVAELKSVFSETSVVVITRNLGLTVAQSTDLRLKMRDAGAQFKVAKNRLALIALEDTRYKPIGDLLKGPTALATSVDPVAAAKVAVDFAKTTDKFEIVGGAMGDTVLDVNGIKALAELPSLDELRATLVGLIQAPATKIARTINEPGAQLARVFGAYAAQAA is encoded by the coding sequence ATGGATCGTTCGCAAAAAGCCGATCTGGTCGCCGAGCTGAAGAGCGTCTTCTCCGAGACGAGCGTGGTTGTGATCACTCGCAACCTCGGTCTGACGGTTGCGCAGTCCACGGACCTGCGCCTGAAGATGCGCGATGCTGGCGCCCAGTTCAAAGTTGCGAAGAACCGACTTGCCCTGATTGCGCTCGAGGACACGCGCTACAAGCCGATCGGCGACCTGCTCAAGGGTCCGACCGCGCTTGCGACGTCCGTCGACCCCGTTGCGGCGGCCAAGGTGGCCGTCGATTTCGCCAAGACGACCGACAAGTTCGAGATCGTCGGCGGCGCGATGGGCGACACGGTCCTCGACGTGAACGGGATCAAGGCGCTGGCCGAGCTTCCCTCGCTCGACGAACTGCGCGCGACCCTCGTGGGCCTCATCCAGGCGCCCGCGACCAAGATCGCCCGCACGATCAACGAGCCGGGTGCCCAGCTGGCACGGGTCTTCGGCGCTTACGCAGCCCAGGCTGCCTAA
- a CDS encoding NnrS family protein produces MADQAYVTRGEQMLALRRAREASSHPFFRGGFRPFFLGGPLWAVVALALWLGWLSGLVTLPAAVDPLAWHRHEMLFGFVGAAIAGFLLTAIPNWTGRLPIAGSPLAALFALWIAGRLALLFSSVVGLGAAAVLDVGFFAVVGGVAAREILACGNRRNLPVVAMVCAFAAANLLDYLGFSAVIAPDLGWRLALAIIILLISLIGGRIIPSFTRNWMAKQRIAGALPTQPDRFDVAVLLLTAVSLLAWIADGGAFAGAPLLLASAFQAARLARWRGMRTWPDPLVWILHIGYAWVPVGLALLGLADLALAPRSAAIHALSAGAMTTMILAVMSRASLGHTGRELKAVPLVTVAYGLVTLGAVLRVSASLQWLPYDVGLRLGGLAWGGALLLYAVVYAPILWRPRVARAEG; encoded by the coding sequence ATGGCCGACCAAGCTTATGTCACTCGCGGCGAGCAGATGCTGGCGCTCCGCCGCGCCCGCGAGGCGAGTTCGCACCCCTTCTTCCGCGGCGGCTTTCGTCCCTTCTTCCTTGGCGGGCCGCTGTGGGCGGTGGTGGCGCTGGCGCTCTGGCTGGGCTGGCTGTCGGGCTTGGTCACCCTTCCCGCCGCTGTCGATCCGCTTGCCTGGCACCGTCACGAGATGCTGTTCGGATTTGTCGGCGCGGCGATCGCCGGTTTCCTGCTGACCGCCATCCCCAACTGGACCGGCAGGCTGCCGATCGCCGGCTCTCCGCTAGCAGCCCTCTTCGCCTTGTGGATCGCCGGACGCCTCGCGCTGCTATTCTCAAGCGTGGTTGGGCTCGGCGCGGCTGCCGTGCTCGACGTCGGCTTCTTCGCGGTGGTGGGAGGCGTCGCGGCGCGAGAGATCCTGGCGTGCGGCAACAGGCGCAACCTGCCCGTTGTCGCCATGGTGTGCGCATTCGCGGCCGCGAACCTTCTCGACTATCTCGGCTTCAGTGCCGTCATTGCGCCCGATCTCGGCTGGCGCCTCGCCCTAGCCATCATCATCCTGCTGATCTCGCTGATCGGCGGGCGCATCATCCCTTCGTTCACCCGCAACTGGATGGCGAAGCAGCGGATCGCTGGAGCGCTGCCGACGCAGCCGGATCGGTTCGATGTCGCCGTGCTGCTGCTCACGGCCGTGTCGCTTCTGGCGTGGATCGCCGATGGAGGCGCGTTTGCCGGCGCCCCCCTGCTTCTCGCCTCGGCGTTCCAGGCAGCGCGCCTGGCTCGCTGGCGCGGTATGCGGACCTGGCCCGACCCGCTCGTGTGGATTCTCCACATCGGCTACGCGTGGGTGCCGGTTGGACTGGCGTTGCTCGGCCTTGCCGACCTGGCGCTGGCGCCGCGCAGCGCCGCCATTCACGCGCTCAGCGCCGGGGCAATGACCACCATGATCCTGGCCGTGATGAGCCGCGCGAGCCTCGGCCACACGGGGCGCGAGCTGAAGGCCGTACCGCTCGTGACCGTTGCTTATGGCCTCGTCACGCTCGGCGCAGTGCTGCGTGTCTCGGCTTCGCTCCAGTGGCTGCCTTATGACGTAGGCCTGCGGCTTGGCGGACTGGCATGGGGCGGAGCGTTGCTGCTCTATGCTGTGGTCTACGCGCCGATCCTGTGGAGGCCCCGCGTCGCGCGAGCGGAAGGTTAG
- a CDS encoding Entericidin EcnA/B family protein: MVQKLVVVALTGACLAIAGCNAVRGVGQDVQSVANCTENTIKSGYCK, from the coding sequence ATGGTTCAGAAATTGGTCGTCGTCGCGCTGACTGGCGCTTGTCTCGCGATCGCGGGCTGCAATGCGGTCCGCGGCGTTGGCCAGGACGTTCAGTCGGTTGCGAACTGCACCGAGAACACAATCAAGAGCGGCTATTGCAAGTAA
- a CDS encoding pitrilysin family protein, giving the protein MSVRVFLGSVLLASAATAPVHAAVAPAVAPSAAPTVPPIEFTQRTLKNGLKVIAIRDTSTPNVMVSMWYEVGSKHDPAGRSGFAHLFEHILSRKTVNMPYNEINRMVDDIGGTRNASTWYDRTNYYEIVPAEYLERMLWTHAERMARPVVDKEVFETERGVVKEELRQRVLAPPYGRLFNFAVGENVYNRLPHRRPTIGSIADLDSATLEDARAFHQAYYGPDTATLIVSGNFKPAELDTLVDKYFASIRRRARPVPLAIATKDTPIKARTVTATGPNVPLPVVGSAYQTPAASHPDNAALEVLQTLLAGGEHNRLDSALVKTGLATEVETDFNQTEEQGYFGVYGYVAGGKDPKAVAAEMDSALARLRTAPPTADELSEAKNELLSDTLSGRETFSSRAFELGEAYVRTGDPRSADKRLQNIAKVTAADVQRVARTYLNPARRLELRYVKGDGDPKQWANPRPLPKFRTVPPATGPGNALRPEAEREKPPAPGERVAFVAPKFTDARLANGVRFIAARTGEVPLATMTVLIDAGSAVDPRSKAGLANLVASIADKGTPTRDAEAIAAGLEQLGASLSAQANSDGTYISLTAPEATLGAASEILADIVRNASFPDEDFTRERKRALDALSVATKEPGQLAAMLVNPVVYGTAPYGNIAGGTEATLAGLTRADLLNFRQTWWRPETTTVLVSGGIDPDKARAIADRAFGAWQVSGTAPARPANLAGNALAGRTLVIDLPGSGQAAVYAAARGLSRADRAYYDALIANAVLGGSTTSRLFEEIRVKRALSYGASSSLAAQKGGGALIAAAQTKNESAAEVAKIFLDQFARVAAEPLSPKEVENRKTLLTGSFQRQVQTSAGFNGTLAGGVLRGLDPTEVIAYPERVASVSGSAATAAMAQLLKPEAISLVIVGDSAKFVDKLRALRPNVEVVPADQLDLSTASARR; this is encoded by the coding sequence ATGTCCGTTCGCGTGTTTCTGGGGTCCGTCCTTCTTGCATCCGCCGCTACCGCGCCGGTCCATGCTGCAGTCGCTCCGGCAGTGGCGCCTTCGGCCGCTCCGACCGTGCCGCCGATCGAGTTCACGCAGCGGACGTTGAAGAACGGCCTCAAGGTCATTGCAATCCGCGACACGTCGACACCGAACGTGATGGTGTCGATGTGGTACGAGGTCGGCTCGAAGCATGACCCTGCGGGCCGCTCCGGCTTCGCTCACCTGTTCGAGCATATCCTCAGCCGCAAGACGGTGAACATGCCGTACAATGAGATCAACCGCATGGTCGACGACATCGGCGGCACCCGCAACGCGTCGACCTGGTACGACCGCACCAACTATTACGAGATCGTGCCCGCCGAATATCTCGAGCGGATGCTTTGGACTCATGCCGAGCGGATGGCGCGTCCGGTCGTCGACAAGGAAGTCTTCGAAACCGAACGCGGCGTCGTGAAGGAGGAGCTGCGCCAGCGCGTGCTTGCGCCGCCCTACGGCCGGCTGTTCAACTTCGCCGTCGGCGAAAACGTGTACAATCGATTGCCGCACCGCCGGCCGACGATCGGCAGCATCGCCGACCTCGACAGCGCGACGCTCGAGGACGCGCGTGCCTTCCACCAGGCCTATTATGGCCCGGACACGGCGACGCTGATCGTCTCGGGCAACTTCAAGCCCGCCGAACTGGACACGCTGGTCGACAAGTACTTCGCCAGCATTCGGCGCCGCGCCCGGCCGGTGCCGCTCGCCATCGCCACCAAGGACACGCCGATCAAGGCTCGGACGGTGACCGCAACGGGTCCGAACGTTCCGCTGCCTGTGGTCGGCAGCGCTTATCAGACGCCCGCGGCAAGCCACCCCGACAATGCTGCGCTGGAAGTGCTCCAGACGCTCCTTGCAGGCGGCGAGCACAATCGGCTCGACAGCGCGCTGGTGAAGACCGGACTTGCGACTGAGGTCGAAACTGATTTCAACCAGACCGAAGAGCAGGGTTATTTCGGCGTCTACGGCTATGTCGCGGGCGGCAAGGACCCGAAGGCCGTCGCGGCGGAGATGGACAGCGCGCTCGCCCGCCTTCGTACCGCGCCGCCGACGGCCGACGAGCTCAGCGAGGCGAAGAACGAGCTCCTGTCCGATACGCTCTCGGGCCGCGAGACCTTTTCGAGCCGCGCGTTCGAGCTTGGCGAAGCCTACGTCCGCACCGGCGACCCGCGCAGTGCCGACAAAAGATTGCAGAACATCGCCAAGGTGACGGCCGCCGACGTGCAGCGCGTCGCCCGCACCTACCTCAACCCGGCACGGCGGCTGGAGCTTCGCTATGTGAAGGGCGACGGCGATCCGAAGCAGTGGGCGAACCCGAGGCCGCTGCCCAAGTTCCGGACCGTGCCGCCCGCGACCGGTCCCGGGAATGCGCTTCGCCCTGAAGCCGAGCGCGAGAAGCCGCCCGCGCCAGGCGAGCGAGTCGCCTTTGTCGCGCCCAAGTTCACCGACGCGCGGCTGGCGAACGGCGTGCGCTTCATCGCCGCGCGCACGGGCGAAGTGCCGCTTGCGACCATGACCGTGCTGATCGACGCCGGTTCGGCGGTCGATCCGCGCAGCAAGGCGGGCCTCGCGAACCTCGTCGCCTCGATCGCCGACAAGGGAACGCCGACCCGCGACGCCGAGGCGATTGCCGCCGGGCTTGAGCAGCTTGGTGCCTCGCTGAGCGCCCAGGCGAATTCGGACGGCACCTACATCTCCTTGACCGCGCCGGAGGCGACGCTCGGCGCGGCGAGCGAGATCCTGGCGGACATCGTCCGCAATGCGTCCTTCCCGGACGAGGACTTCACCCGCGAGCGCAAGCGCGCCCTCGATGCGCTGAGCGTCGCTACCAAGGAGCCGGGGCAGCTCGCCGCGATGCTGGTCAATCCGGTGGTCTATGGCACGGCTCCGTACGGCAACATCGCCGGCGGCACCGAAGCGACGCTCGCCGGCCTTACACGCGCCGACCTGCTGAACTTCCGGCAGACCTGGTGGCGGCCGGAGACGACGACCGTGCTGGTGTCGGGCGGCATTGATCCGGACAAGGCGCGTGCCATCGCCGATCGCGCGTTCGGCGCCTGGCAGGTTTCCGGGACAGCTCCGGCACGCCCGGCCAATCTTGCCGGAAACGCCTTGGCCGGCCGCACGCTGGTGATCGACTTGCCCGGTTCCGGCCAGGCGGCGGTCTATGCGGCGGCTCGCGGACTGTCGCGCGCCGACCGCGCTTATTACGACGCGCTGATCGCCAATGCCGTGCTCGGCGGATCGACGACCAGCCGCTTGTTCGAGGAGATCCGCGTCAAGCGCGCGCTGAGCTACGGCGCGTCCAGCAGCCTGGCTGCCCAGAAAGGCGGCGGTGCGCTGATCGCCGCGGCCCAGACCAAGAACGAAAGCGCCGCGGAGGTCGCCAAGATCTTCCTCGACCAGTTCGCGCGGGTCGCCGCCGAGCCGCTGTCGCCGAAGGAGGTCGAGAACCGCAAGACCTTGCTGACCGGCAGCTTCCAGCGGCAGGTCCAGACCAGCGCCGGATTCAACGGCACGCTTGCGGGCGGCGTGCTGCGCGGCCTCGATCCGACCGAAGTGATCGCCTATCCAGAGCGCGTCGCAAGTGTCAGCGGTTCGGCAGCAACCGCCGCGATGGCGCAGCTGCTGAAACCCGAAGCGATCAGCCTGGTGATCGTCGGCGATAGTGCGAAGTTCGTCGACAAGCTGCGCGCGCTCAGGCCCAACGTCGAAGTCGTTCCGGCCGACCAGCTCGACCTGTCGACCGCCTCCGCCCGCCGCTGA
- a CDS encoding MBL fold metallo-hydrolase, with amino-acid sequence MRIHYLKCGTDCPVGGALFDGFSKGLLGLIPCAAQLIETNEGLVLIDTGYGTEDVRHPHPRLSKTFHALLNIRFRLKETALHQIRALGYSVNDVRHIVLTHLDFDHAGGLEDFPNARVHVMEVEREAAERKRQGFIARRRYRPAQWNEVRDWRTYGGGEGDKWFGLDAVRSLDGLPPEILMVPLPGHTLGHAGIAVQGPDGWVLNAGDAYFYRRELDADRRRCTPGLRFYQRLMDTDRELRFANQERLRELKRDHGREVTIFCSHDAKELEALQGRTDDAQAASSPLVPAMA; translated from the coding sequence ATGCGTATTCATTATCTCAAATGCGGGACCGACTGCCCGGTAGGCGGCGCCCTCTTCGACGGGTTCAGCAAGGGTCTCCTTGGCCTCATCCCGTGCGCGGCCCAGCTGATCGAGACGAACGAAGGCCTGGTCCTCATTGACACCGGCTATGGCACCGAGGACGTGCGCCACCCGCACCCGCGCCTTAGCAAGACATTCCATGCACTGCTGAACATCCGCTTCCGCCTGAAGGAGACGGCCCTGCACCAGATCCGCGCGCTCGGCTATTCGGTAAATGACGTCCGGCACATCGTCCTCACGCACCTCGATTTCGACCATGCCGGCGGGCTCGAGGACTTTCCGAACGCCCGAGTCCACGTGATGGAGGTCGAGCGAGAGGCCGCCGAACGCAAACGGCAGGGCTTCATCGCCCGGCGGCGCTATCGCCCGGCGCAATGGAATGAAGTTCGCGACTGGCGGACCTATGGCGGCGGAGAAGGCGACAAGTGGTTCGGGTTGGACGCGGTACGTTCGCTGGACGGCCTGCCGCCGGAAATCCTGATGGTGCCGCTGCCCGGCCATACCCTCGGTCACGCCGGCATCGCCGTCCAGGGGCCGGACGGATGGGTGCTCAACGCCGGTGACGCTTATTTCTATCGGCGCGAGCTCGATGCCGACCGGCGCCGCTGCACGCCCGGCCTTCGCTTCTACCAGCGGCTGATGGACACCGACCGGGAGCTTCGCTTCGCCAACCAGGAGCGCCTGCGCGAGCTCAAGCGCGATCACGGACGTGAAGTCACGATCTTCTGCTCGCACGACGCCAAGGAACTCGAAGCGCTCCAAGGGCGCACGGATGACGCGCAAGCGGCTTCGTCGCCGCTGGTGCCGGCAATGGCCTAA